In Mercurialis annua linkage group LG6, ddMerAnnu1.2, whole genome shotgun sequence, the following are encoded in one genomic region:
- the LOC126653705 gene encoding NAD(P)H-quinone oxidoreductase subunit K, chloroplastic, with product MNSIEFPLLDQTAKISVISTTLNDLSNWSRLSSLWPLLYGTSCCFIEFASLIGSRFDFDRYGLVPRASPRQADLILTAGTVTMKMAPSLVRLYEQMPEPKYVIAVGACTITGGMFSTDSYSTVRGVDKLIPVDVYLPGCPPKPEVIIDAITKLRKKLSREIYQDRIRSQPGNR from the coding sequence ATGAATTCCATTGAGTTTCCCTTACTTGATCAAACAGCTAAAATTTCAGTTATTTCAACTACATTAAATGATCTTTCAAATTGGTCAAGACTCTCCAGTTTATGGCCACTTCTCTATGGTACCAGTTGTTGCTTCATTGAATTTGCTTCATTAATAGGCTCACGATTCGACTTTGATCGTTATGGATTAGTACCAAGAGCTAGTCCTAGACAAGCAGATCTAATTTTAACAGCCGGTACAGTAACCATGAAAATGGCTCCTTCTTTGGTGAGATTATATGAACAAATGCCTGAACCAAAATATGTTATTGCTGTGGGGGCATGTACAATTACGGGGGGGATGTTCAGTACCGATTCTTATAGTACTGTTCGGGGAGTTGATAAGCTAATTCCGGTAGATGTCTATTTGCCGGGCTGTCCACCTAAACCGGAGGTGATTATAGATGCTATAACAAAACTTCGTAAAAAACTATCTCGAGAAATTTATCAAGATCGAATTAGGTCTCAACCGGGGAATCGGTGA
- the LOC130015720 gene encoding NAD(P)H-quinone oxidoreductase subunit J, chloroplastic, which yields MQGRLSAWLVKHGLVHRSLGFDYQGIETLQIKPADWHSIAVILYVYGYNYLRLQCAYDVAPGGLLASVYHLTRIEYGIDQPEEVCIKVFAPRKNPRIPSVFWVWKSADFQERESYDMLGIFYDNHPRLKRILMPESWIGWPLRKDYIAPNFYEIQDAY from the coding sequence ATGCAGGGTCGTTTGTCTGCTTGGCTAGTCAAACACGGACTAGTTCATAGATCTTTGGGTTTTGATTACCAAGGAATAGAGACTTTACAAATCAAGCCCGCGGATTGGCATTCCATTGCTGTCATTTTATATGTGTATGGTTACAATTATCTGCGGTTGCAATGTGCTTATGATGTAGCACCGGGCGGGCTGTTAGCTAGCGTATACCATCTTACAAGAATAGAGTATGGTATAGATCAACCAGAAGAAGTATGTATAAAGGTATTTGCCCCAAGGAAGAATCCTAGAATTCCTTCTGTTTTCTGGGTTTGGAAAAGTGCGGATTTTCAAGAAAGGGAATCTTATGATATGTTGGGAATCTTTTATGATAATCATCCGCGTCTGAAACGTATCTTAATGCCGGAAAGTTGGATAGGATGGCCCTTACGTAAAGATTATATTGCTCCCAATTTTTATGAAATACAAGATGcttattga